In the genome of Crassostrea angulata isolate pt1a10 chromosome 6, ASM2561291v2, whole genome shotgun sequence, the window CAGTACAACAGTTTGTCCCACTCCCCAGCACATTGCAAATTCTGGCTCCAGGGGAAAGTCAGATCCTCTGTAAAATCCTGCTATGGCAGCACCTTAATGAGGCAAAGTACAGTTAGAATTAGATAAAATTTTTCACTGTGTATGTTCAGTTGTGTCAAGATCATAAGGAAAATATCATACTTTCAATGTTGTTACCATAAGCATTAGCTTAGTAATAATCAGAACTGTAGTCTTCATAATGACTTAGAGGTAGCATCTCATTATTTGGGCTCATGTAAGATTTGTTAACAAAATTCAAGTTTCCAACTTACTAATACTAATTACATTAAAAGTAGTATGGGTACTGGTGCAATGTTGCTTATACTGAATATTTtcatatcagaaaaaaattgtgtaaaagAATATCAATAAGATTTCTATCATGAAAATACTTACTGGAGAGGGCTCCTCCGGTCAGTGGTGAGAGGAAACCCATCACTATGATCACAACAGGCATCCATCGACCTATCTTGTGTTGTCGAAGCCGACAAAAGGCGATAGCTGCAGCTATGAAGTGCACTAACACACAGGAAAACAGAGTCCACAGAAAAATATTGTAGAAAATCTCTGTAAAAGGATCAGGAAAAAGTGAATATTATTTGTTAATTGAAACAAgaatctgtttttaaatatcCTTGGATTTTAACTCTTAACCTGCAACCTCATGTTGCACAAACGAAACTAAATGTTAGGCATATAATTCAATAGatttatttcgttttatggatttttgagatggttgacagtttgttattgatatttttcatttaaaaattatcccATTTGTAGATGAAAATTAGGGCGCTTTCCATTATTGTTGCCTCGCCAGTGACGTCATCAAGCAACTGTGACGTAAATGGAACGTTCGGCAACGTCAAAATGCTCAAGCGAGGAAGATTGCAGCTTAAAAGTGATACTGATCTTGAAATTTGATCCAGAAACCTTGGCTATTTGcagttttaatgtatttcaatgtaGTAGGACAAATAGTACTTTGAGAATTCATGGTTTTGTAGAATGTGATAACCTTGACGCCATATTGTTTCCTAATCGGCAACGGTATATTGCGTTGCCACAATCGCCCGCCGGCGATGCGCATTCCAGCAATCAGCAATATAGGCAACACTGGAAAATCCCACAATGCCGGTTAAATGGAAAGCACCCTTAtttgtgttgggggggggggttacatttCACATGGGAGTTACGTACCTGGGTTAAAGATTTCATTTTGGCGTTATTTTTTGCAAGAGGAACCAAGGGCAAATTTGGGAAccaatattcaaagaattattgcCTAACGGCTGATCATTTCATTCTTACCTCCAAAATCATTTAGAGTACTTTTTAAGCCAAATACATTTAGAATGCTTTGTCCAGTTTGTGTTATATCATCTGCGGCCATATCTATTCATTTGCAAATTCCTATTTCCTAAGTTTAGGATTGTCCAATCTGAGGGCAAGGGAGAATGGTACTACTACATGGTGCCTGCAAGACCTACAAAGAAAAATTGCAACAATATTAGCTTAGAGGTCTATTCATCTATTAAGTAGACTCTCGCAAGTACTTCATTGTGGCTGACCGAATTTGCCCAATTTCTGTTGACAGTTTGTAAGgtgaaaaattacaatattcacCGTGATATAAACATCTTTATACATAAGACTTCAGAATTTGAAATGTTCTAAACTAGGGTAACGTTACCTTAGTTATCAATTTTTGCACCAGAAAATTATCAGCGGAGGATCTGTTtacattttgagaaaaattaacTGGTTCTCCTCTTACCTTAGAGAACCAGATTAAACATGACAAATCGTGCTAAGTTTGTTCGACGACATCCACATATTCTCCATCACAACTCATCAAGCCTTTCCGGCAGATATTGGAATAACGCCTCTCTCAAGGTGTTTTCCGAGTCATGCCGGAAAGGCCCCGAGGAGTTGCTACATTGTCAAAACAATAATTGCTGAacttaaacatgttttaataattattaaagcAAGAGACCCACAGGCcttgacggtcacctgagtaccatagccctgTAGTTAGATGTCAGAGTCTTATGTTTGCATATTAAGCTTCATATTGAAATCTAAACCCGActtttgatgtttgaaaaacattacTTAGTGAAAATCTGAGATGGAGGGGTGCAAAAGTCGGAAGAAATTCGgattatctataaatataagCTCCAGGGACCAAACtgaattgtaaacttttggTAATAAGAGACATGCAAGCATTTTATAGTCAATCTTTAATACAAttcagtttcatttataatgcaaACCAATTGTTTTTTCTACAAGTATTCAATACACATAATAATGTTAAGTTAGATTTCTTAAAATAGAACATATTGCCAAGTGACAATCTACCATTATGTATTGTTTTCAAAATGGAGTTAAAATTATTATGGATGACAAATAGCAAacgagtgactcaggtgacctaaaaacacTACAagtgataaattaaaaaaaaaaaaaaccaaacaattttgataatatttgttttgttttatgtacaCCCACTTGCTAAAAAATATGTCATattttttcactattattaatattaattctcaaatgtatacatgtagaaagaaaaaaaggattacagtaaaatgacgtACATGTTGTTCATTCATGGGGGCCATTTTAGgacaaaccataatttttataatcttttgttaatttgaaaaaaaattaacaatcaaCAACAGTCCATAGTGAACAATTTGCATCAGTTTTAAAtgattaagatattttaaatgaaaaagttGAGAACATTGTAAACATAGGTCCTGCCTGTACAGTAACAGTCAAGTTTGTGTGATGAATTGTTTTGTCTGACTTTTTAAGCAAGAATTGCACTCATTGCTATGTATAGAAggcatactattgaatgaaaaaaaaaaaaccaaaacaaaacaaaatcctcAGTATCATCAATTAGTTACCGGGTATAAATGATCGACAGACTAGTATGCATATGATTTAATAGACTCTAGCTGGCACGCGTGTTACAAAGTTGGCTTATTCAGTAAGacaggaaatacatgtaaagataGATTTTgcaagaagatttttttaatattaataaactaACCCGTCGGATAGTTAAAAAGTTGTTGAACTAATTTGAGAATGACTGGGACCGTCTATCTTTGAATGTCGCCCGACCGAATTACGTAAATGGCAAATACTTGTAAGGTGTGTTCccattttgcacacatttgataattgggtttAGGACAATAGGTGTGATTTGTgatgtgatagcaattatagtctgctttcagtCAAAGATTTTAACAGGAAGAAAATAGATAATGATATTTTAGTCTTAAATTTCCGCTCactgataagaaaaataatgagtaaatgatttgacttttacatttttgtccatttgcctttaatataaaactaaatgAATTGAGGAAAAATTGCTAAGGCAATTGGAAGCTGCTTCAATGGATCATTATATGATAATGGGGAAAACTAATATGCACAATTAATCATATGGGATATTCCGCGTCTCGTTTTACAACTAAGTTGCAAAATATCtaaaacgcatgtttataattggCTGTTTGGTATCAATAGAAAGGAAACAgatttttatcacaaaatatttctctcaTTGAAGTAGCGACCTTGTCTAGTTAATTCTTATGATCGACATCGCCGCTTTTATTGCGAGTCACTTTCTGGTTTTTCAAATCAGTAGCTAAATACATGAAgcacaaaaaaaatccgacaaagataataattttaatattgattcgaTACTCAAACTGAAGAAAatgcatgaatttatttagttttacatttgataggtttgtgaAAATATCTTTACAGTCTTTAAAGCACATAAATATGCCGATTTATCATCGCATCGTCACACagttttgtctattttcttcgattattcaagccccagcataaatgaaaaatctttagCCAGCATTTTCCCTATTCACATATTCGCAAaagtaataattaaatattaacatatgatattttctcttcaaacttgtagcatgtacatgtacttcctgAAGGCAGTAAGGTAAACAAAAGCACTTCATATACAACATTATACAATAATctgttttgtttaaagaaattaatgaaattgttcatgGCCAAATcgatgtttgaaattaaattcaagaaCATGGATATCAATTATTATggaaatgtgcttttatgcaagttatattgtaacataaaataaatgtaaatatcaatggcgagtaggtatgttttatttattttattgtcggTTACCCTCACAGGAACTGTGATAAAGACTAtagcaattatctcacctggtcaaattcccgtttcgcacacattttttcgatacctaattttcaaatgtatgcaaaacgggaacaaaccacTTGTAATTGACCGTGTTCCTATATTATTGGTTAAAAATCATTGCATTAACGCTAATGGGACGGTGCAATAGTTCACCCCCACCCATGCTTTTGTAGAACAACGAATATGCAGAGGAATTTGCATGTAGCTTATAAACGGTACTGTTGCACGATACGTAGAAAAtgagatttgaaaagtttacataactatatatttacatgtatcactttATTTATCAActtccattaaaaaaattggcGATTTGTAATTGCCCCATTAATGAAAGTATGCAAATAGTTGTATATTTCTTGAAATAGATAGTTTTTATGACCGTATTATGACCACTTCTTAAAAGAAAGTTCATCAGACATCCCCCCAAGACACTTAAAATTACCTTAAAGTGCATTGCATATTAAATGTTTCGGTTTCGGTGATTCATCTGAACTCAACTCAGAGAAATTGTTCTCGGAAAAGGGATATTGATTTGGTTTCTATGTAAATTGCTAATGCGCACCTTAAATTATAGTCACcagttaaaagtttaaatcttctttaaaatcatgaaaactatatatgttgataaaatgtatacatgcataGCGTTTTGTGACTTTGCgttcaaaatttattaataaatttatcgGACACCTGACAATTATTTTTAGATATGCCCGAAATGGCACTTTGCAAAGTAAAGTAATCCTTTCAGTCTTGGAATTATGAACTTgggttataaaatatttttgtatttacatgtattagtatCGTTGTTGATTTATATATGGAGGTATAAATACGTACATATCAATTGTTTCAGAAAAACGgtggattttgaattttttgaaacgTCAAAAccctcatttttatgaaattgtgtttattGCCTTCTAGACTTGTAAGATGTACATTTTTTACGGGACAGGAGAAATGTAGGATATTGcatgtttatttaaacaaacagtttactgaataaaataatttttaaaataacaatatctTATGTGGATATTTGATGTTTAAAATCTGTTAAAACATATAGGTATCATTATTCATGTGCAAAGTCTGgaatataattaaaaactgtgtacattttttttaaattccaatttTATGATACAAAATCCATACAAAACACAAACATTAAATTGagttttatgcatttaattgttAGTAAacttgaatatattttaacattgcAAGTAAGATGCATTACAATACTTAGCTGCAGTAATGTAGCCCTCTGTACGtcgattttctttttttggcaGATAAAAAGAAATCGGAGAGGGCTGCATGATTGCAGCTAAATTATGCTCTACATAATGTCAATATTAAGTTGGTTttattaaaagagaaaaaaaaactcctcTTGATTTATTATTGTTAAACATTTCATTACAATGCCTCCCCACGGCAGTCTCTACATAAATTGTTCAAACAATATCAGATATCACTTCTTTTTTTCGGAAATTACCAAACCTAGTAAGCTAACCGaacttaaaatgaaaatttcaatattCTTTGGGAGGTATCTATAGAGGTGATAAATGggacaaactttatttttaccTACTCTGTCAAAGGAGATAAGGCAGAAATTGACTAATAATAGAGACTAAAAATAATGGAATTTAGTGAACGGTACGTGAGTTATTTAACGTTGAGAGAAAGCCGTTTAGGTGATGTTTACGTGATGTATTTTAAAGACTCTTggtgatattaatttttattcatccACTGCATGCAATATTTGGTTTTGCATAGGTGATTGTGTGTTTTTGCATCGGTGTCTGTTGATTTTGCAATAGAGGCtgttggtttttgttttaagCTGATCTGTTTCGTATGTTAGTATGTTTTTACTTTCCGCCGCCCATAAGTATTGCCTTCATGACTAATTaaccccttcacggtaactgcggtactgctcttttgcagggcaaaatgacatggTTTGGTGAAATACGACGTAacgtcaattgtttcatttacgtcatttaattatctaacTACTGAAATTTCggcaaagtatatcattttgccctgcaagagagcagtaccgcagttatcgTGAAGGGGTCTATAGGGTTCCTGCAATGAACACGCAAATTTACAATCCAAGTTAACCAGGACAAATTACATGATTTGTATGTAATCATAGTGAGTTGATTATTATGACTCACGTTTCATCAAATGTATTCGCCTTGTCCAACATAAATTTTTCAAGCAAGGTTGTTGCTTATCTCTCCTCTGAGACGGACTCATCTGTACAATGGCTAAGaaccaaatcaaatcaaatattcatAACACAGagaattgttcaaaatattattcaaaggGATAATGCATTCAATTCATGCATCAACTTTTCGTCAGCGTATTTAACCACCCCTTCTCTTCGTTTAACAGGCTTCAAGGCAAATGTCAAAGTCAACAAATCAGTAAATGTTATTGCAGTTCATAAGGATAAAGATCAAGCAAAGGTAGATACAGTtgccttacatgtatatagaaaagaaacaaaaaacaatgacGAGAGGAATTATTTGATATAGGAAAATTCTGTCAAGTCCATCTCATGCTGTAAAGCGTCTGACTCTCCatgttcttaaaattttcagagTTTGAATTTGAGTTggaaatagtttttaaaaacaattaaaattcaaattatctagaataaaaattaaacgcTCTCTTTCCTAGCAAGTCAGAGTCTAAAGACCATGTTCATCCGCCGTTTCTATAGCAATTTGTCAAGAGGCAAAAGACTGTTTTTGAATAATATTATGTTCCTGTTTCTTTCCTCGTTGAGATAAgtcaaattgttaaaaaaaacgaaGTTCTTTGAgataaatttttggaaagaaaaaccTGTATTAAAAAAGCTCTTTCTGATTTCATTATCGTTCCACAAAATAATGTATATCTTCAAAAGAAAGACTGGCTTCATTTTGTCCTATCTTGTCAAATATTTCATTCCTTTTCCTCTCTGAAAATCACCATTTTTTCAGCGAAATTAAACGTGGATTATGTAACAGTGTTTTGCTGGCTTTGTAAACAATAACGAAAGGCTTTATTAGATGTTGTAATTTATGGTATTTAAGGTCATATTACCTCCTCTGCATGGGGAGATAAAACATAAACTGTTTATAACGTCTGAAGTGGAAATTCCAAACATCCATTTTTCCACTAAGAAAGTTTCTTATGCCCATCTAGGGGCatttgttttaatgcattgcaaaaaTGACTTGTTTTGACTTATTTATCTGcactttattttacaaaatgttttaatgatcATGACTCTGCATTGGATTATTTGAATGcacttttaattaattatcattTGTGCTTTTATAATAGGTAGGGGGTTGGGGATTGGAGGGTTAGGGCTGGTTGGTTTGTTGGTTGGAGTTAATAAAGTGACCATCTAccttttttgggagttgattttaatcaactcttctatgcagttactcagacaaaccgaaagtgaaacagtgtttggacctcagcacaaatcattgctgctgacaagacttaattctttaaaataattgataaattcgatgtaatgtatgctaaagcattgttttttcaagaaaacttatttataaataccttgaaaatagtaagattttaaatggtacgaacaatttaaatattttttgtagtcgtatgtatccCTACGCCAAAGTTCAATAtactagtctcgttcaactcgacgctcggttgtctccgtaaatccttgtcggagatttacggtgtcagccgagcgtttggttgaacgagactagagttcaatattgcttggatccatacaattttcgagaaatatttctattactgatacatagtttgattgaattatttttatctttaaatattatttaacatgattcatatgggggtttctcgacattcttgtcgaaaaagtccaaaaattcatatcataaaaatgtgcgtaattatacccgcactttctaaagaaagttcgggtatattgttgttaccctgttccgtccgtccgtccgtccgtccgtccgtctgtcacgttttactttctcaaactgctcttacatcttataaaccagcaaactgaactcttggagtttgatttggggtatcatgttgttttgtaaaaaggtttcaaaaattctctgttagtcctgggggtcaaataattagtaaaaaatgacgttttttcacaaaaaaccttcttcctcgaactcctcctacattttcaaaagaagacaaatcatcttttggaatatgttttagggtatcctatagatgcgcaataaggtttcggaattttcaattttgtcctgggggtcatttaatggctaaaaaatgacgtttttttacaaaaaaactggtttaaaaaacgtcattttttttaagcagtagccaaatgatcttctagaatatgattgggggtgtcatattgaggcatgatcaggttccagaattttttttttaagtaaggggatcagtgggcaacaaaaaatgacgttttttggcaaaaaaaatatggttcccagaactcctcttacaacttttggagtagctacgtcatctcttgggatataataggGGCTGTcttatagatgtgcaataaggttttaaaaatttaaatttcatcctgggagtcaaaaagtagcagaaaactgacgtttatcactaaaaaaacaaacattgatccaagagctcctctaatgatttaatggatagacaatcatatcttgggatatgataaggactgttctatagatgtgcagtaaggttttcaaaatttaaatttcatccagggagtcaaaatgtagcagaaaattgacgtttatcacttaaaaaaaaacatagatcctagaactccttttatgatttaatggatagacacatcatatcttgggatatgaaaggaactgttccatagatgtgcattacagttttgaaaaattaaatttaaccctgaggcccattacttaccggtacataccttttgatgccctttaagaatcaagaatatatatggttaaggggtggggatctcaaccgttttcgagatattcgtgcacttcctgttcaaggggggtcatgaccacccccggggcccatgacctacataccgtttgatgccccttgacacaaggaacaagaatatatatggtttaagggtggggatctcaactgttttgaagatattaagggacttgctgtttgagggcgtcaggaccacccacagggcccatgacctacataacatttgatgccccttgacatcagaaacatgaatatatatggtttaggggtcatgattataacagtttcggagatatatggtaatttcaaattcctggggggtggggatgaccccaggggtcagatctcataaaccctatatattgccagtaacagccaatatatgattatgaaaaccctatattattatctttgtccgttttcaagttaccatttacaatagagtctatgattcttcctacaaggttcaatgttagaccccacacccttttgacacccccccccccccccccccccccccccccccccccccgaaaagtggttgtctaacccaaaatgagaaaaatcaaaccagggtgcacaactagatttgcaggcctatcatatcctagagttttgtacaattatgttcagccatctctgagaaacaagttcagagcgggaaagaagaaaaagaagatgaagagtatatacatgtattaagaaccgtacaaaaacaataagtctccaaacttcattcaggagacttaataattaataaagattaaatagagacaggatcatcaaacatcaataatttaaagataattgacaatttctgattctaagggggtcaggatgaccccttagggtcatgacttacatgccataatgatctgatgcgcctgcatgacctaaggaggaataatatctttggattaaggtggggatctcaatggtttttatgatatttgataatttcaggaagagcacttgggatcatgacctacataccatcttaaatgccttgaacaaagaaacaataatataatatgtacatgatatatgattcaatttaagaacccagatatagatcaatcatctgttttgtaatacttcctatgtatatatacatgtacatgtattagtttgtgttttgttctatactatttatgttcatgactgtagtatggcttagtcttatttcaaattacattaaaaaaattgtcaaatatatgacttggaacccccactcccaaacaaactcaaatataaactgttctctcccccccccccccttccttgtcgaataatctgttaaaatcaaaatataatttgggtgtctaaaaacttttataaactggtaaaaaatgttattcttaaaaaaaattacattgcaccttgcataattgacaaatgatctattgagatacgatcagaggtcatatttctaccttgggatcaataagtagtattcattgacaagttaaaattaattaataacaataaatgattcaaattataaatgtttatactctaCATTCATCCCCCTCCCCATCTAACctgcttataaagattcagtcttcttaatacattcttacatgtgtactgtagcaaattttaaatcatttcttgattgcttttctctcgtgattcacattaacattttggaaattgcttaattcaatttttaagatttataaacaaaatgttatatgcatcacagccatgtgtattcacctatttggggcaattgtaaagtctcctaaacaaagcagtgacatcattaggctaggaattacccacatggatcaaacactactgtataacatatgaataagataaaatacattattatttctagttctaaaatgtcagggtgtctccaagggggcataatcttacaatacaattttacgcgcaatgacacaaagagcaaaaataaattaaacggtttagggatgaggatctcagatctcagaagttaacaaaatatacagtgtatcatatcatttcctatttcataaaggcgggggggatgggggggggtttaaagacaacacctgggggtcattaatgtattttacaccagttgatgcatcataatgactttagaagatattttgtattttcctgtttcgtggggtcagaacagtcccataaggtcatgacctacattgtatttgatgcattataatacattaagaaagaaatactccttccttcctattattactcatataaaaaatatatgtgtctacacttacttacatatgtaatacacaaatttaataagaaattgtttatacagggtcaatatggggtcaactcaacagtgcatgcagtctgacaaatgaaaaaaataacttttgcaactaaaatgacagaaactttacaaatgcgataggataggtaatgatgataagcttatttaaatattaaaagatgatgatacagtatgctgtcaaagggagattacatttagaaagtgaaagtagaacttatatacatgtgtatatatgtatgctggcaggaatcccatgctggcatcttattatattgtgctactgcactgctactacatgtattatgcttacctaaattggtcaacatcataatgataatccaattaaaacacaataatgaattcctttagctgatcttaactaccgtaatccttttctgcatacggaaaacacagacatgtatgtatgggtgttgctaaaacgcggaacggaaaacggaacggaatggaaaatatcacgtttatcgcttaaaaagggtatagactggccagaaacgatttactttgtatcttttatttatatctaatgaatgattatcaacatgttgctatcttattaatattcatatgaatgtctatcaattatagcattgtattcattaggctttagttgagtacgaaacggaaaaatcaaatgtatacgaattgtgaaacattaacatgattaaacgagcaaattagctataactttttacttatttctattatatggtattgctggcatattagcgtaacgtacgcagttagtgaaagcgttttatgcgtgttttgagtatttttatattattttcaaatatgatgtacatgtatatacttaaatcaaaattgaattttcggtgttctagacgatcttttatcatacagacgatacagtatcattgagatggaagaaaaaaactgtaggactgacgacattaaaaaattaaaatacagtaaacattaaaatacccggtaatttgtgaaactagtaatttgtgaaactagtatttttagcaatgcagttttgtttacgtttgcattacaaagcatgcagttgtttattccagcagctatatacatatgatccgaatagagagctctagacgttgcctggtttgattttccgattatatattgggactattgTCTGTCGattccaaaatattcatgcagcacatttggacgatttataatggaaaatgttgacatcttttctccatttggaagtcactcagaagaccttgcacaatttttcaacactatcatccgggtctgttaaaatgcaaaaccccgtagacttctttatttttagccgtgtatttataccagctgataagctagagaggacgttttaaagaaagaataatgagaatgtttaatgcttctaaaagagaatcgcttgaacactgaggtatat includes:
- the LOC128190166 gene encoding transmembrane protein 170B-like, translating into MAADDITQTGQSILNVFGLKSTLNDFGEIFYNIFLWTLFSCVLVHFIAAAIAFCRLRQHKIGRWMPVVIIVMGFLSPLTGGALSSAAIAGFYRGSDFPLEPEFAMCWGVGQTVVLVVVSFSRILPSI